In the genome of Streptomyces aquilus, the window GAGTGGGCGGCCGACCAGGCCGTCCGCATCGCGGCGCCCGTCGCCGTGGAGCCGACCGAGGTCATCCCCCGGCCGCAGGCCCGCCGCCTCGACCGCTCGGCGCAGTTCGCGCTGATCGCGGCCAAGGAGGCGTGGGCGGACGCCGGGTTCGAGGCCAAGGCCGGCGAGGACCCCGCCGTCGACCCCGACCGTCTGGGGGCCGTCATCGCCTCCGGCATCGGTGGCGTCACGACGCTGCTCGACCAGTACGACGTGCTGAAGGAGAAGGGCGTCCGCCGCGTCTCCCCGCACACCGTCCCCATGCTCATGCCGAACGGCCCCTCGGCCAACGTCGGTCTGCTCGTCGGTGCCCGTGCCGGTGTGCACACCCCGGTGTCCGCCTGCGCCTCGGGCGCGGAGGCCATCGGCTACGCCATCGAGATGATCCGCTCCGGCCGCGCCGACGTCGTCGTCGCGGGTGGCACGGAGGCGGCGATCCACCCGCTGCCCATCGCCGCGTTCGGCAACATGATGGCGATGTCCAAGAACAACGAGAACCCGCAGGGCGCCTCGCGTCCCTACGACACCGCGCGCGACGGCTTCGTGCTCGGCGAGGGTGCCGGTGTCATCGTCCTGGAGTCCGCGGAGCACGCCGCCAAGCGCGGTGCCCGCGTGTACGCCGAGGCCGTGGGCCAGGGCATCTCCGCCGACGGTCACGACATCGTGCAGCCGGAGCCGGAGGGCCGGGGCATCGCCCACGCCCTTCAGAACCTGCTGGACAACAGCGACCTGGACCCGGCGGAGATCGTGCACGTCAACGCGCACGCCACCTCGACGCCGGCCGGTGACGTGGCCGAGCTGAAGGCGCTGCGCAAGGTGTTCGGCGACGACACCGACCACTTCGCGGTGTCCGCGACGAAGTCCATGACGGGCCACCTGCTGGGTGGTGCCGGTGGTGTGGAGTCCGTCGCCGCGATCCTCGCCCTGTACCACCGGGTCGCGCCGCCGACCATCAACGTCGAGAACCTCGACCCGGAGGCGGAGGCCAACGCCGACGTCGTCCGCGGTGAGGCGCGCAAGCTGCCCGTGGAGGGCCGTATCGCCGCGCTGAACGACTCGTTCGGCTTCGGCGGCCACAACGTGGTGCTGGCGTTCCGCACGGTCTGAGCAGTGCTCGTACGCAACGGAAGGGCCCCCACCGGTCGGTGGGGGCCCTTCGGCGTGTCCACGAGGCCTAGACCACCTGGTGCAGCCAGCGCACCGGCGCGCCCTCGCCGGCGTACCGGAACGGCTCCAGCTCGTCGTCCCACGGCTTGCCCAGGAGTTTGGCGATCTCGGCCTCCAGGTCCGTCTCGCCCTGCTGGGAGCGGGTCAGGGCGGCGCGCAGCCGGTCCTCGGGGATCAGGATGTCGCCGTGGATGCCGGTGACGGCGTGGAAGATGCCGAGGTCGGGGGTGCAGCTGTAGCGCTCGCCCTCGGCCGTGGGGCAGGGCTCGGCGGTCACCTCGAAGCGGAGCAGGTGCCAGCCTCTGAGGGCCGACGCGAGCTTGGAGGCGGTGCCCGGCTGGCCTTGCCAGGAGAACTCCGAGCGCCAGGTGCCGGGGGCCGCGGGCTGCCGGAT includes:
- a CDS encoding beta-ketoacyl-[acyl-carrier-protein] synthase family protein codes for the protein MSPTNRTVVVTGIGATTPLGGDAASTWEGLIAGKSGVKPLEQEWAADQAVRIAAPVAVEPTEVIPRPQARRLDRSAQFALIAAKEAWADAGFEAKAGEDPAVDPDRLGAVIASGIGGVTTLLDQYDVLKEKGVRRVSPHTVPMLMPNGPSANVGLLVGARAGVHTPVSACASGAEAIGYAIEMIRSGRADVVVAGGTEAAIHPLPIAAFGNMMAMSKNNENPQGASRPYDTARDGFVLGEGAGVIVLESAEHAAKRGARVYAEAVGQGISADGHDIVQPEPEGRGIAHALQNLLDNSDLDPAEIVHVNAHATSTPAGDVAELKALRKVFGDDTDHFAVSATKSMTGHLLGGAGGVESVAAILALYHRVAPPTINVENLDPEAEANADVVRGEARKLPVEGRIAALNDSFGFGGHNVVLAFRTV
- a CDS encoding DUF3145 domain-containing protein codes for the protein MTTRGVLYVHSAPRALCPHVEWAVAGVLGTRVNLDWIRQPAAPGTWRSEFSWQGQPGTASKLASALRGWHLLRFEVTAEPCPTAEGERYSCTPDLGIFHAVTGIHGDILIPEDRLRAALTRSQQGETDLEAEIAKLLGKPWDDELEPFRYAGEGAPVRWLHQVV